Part of the Catalinimonas alkaloidigena genome is shown below.
CGCGCACATATTTAGTTGGTTTCTTACCAGGTTGAAGTATATGCCTTTCCTCTGGATGAGGCTATGGTGGTTGCCTACCTCCACTATTCTTCCCTGATTGAGTACCACGATCTGATCCGCGTTTTGTACAGTGCTCAGCCTATGGGCCACGATAAGTACCGTTTTACCTTCAAAAACAGAAGACAGGTTATGCATAATGCTCCTTTCGTTATATGCGTCAAGCGCATTGGTAGCTTCATCCAGAAACAGGTATTCCGGATCTTTGTAGAGGGCACGAGCTATCAGGATTCTCTGCTTCTGTCCCTGACTGAGACCTCTCCCCCCCTCACCCATCCTGGTATAAAATCCCAGGGGCAAAGCATCAATAAACTCCCGGGCATTGGCAATATTCACGCAGGCGTTCAGGCGATCTTTGTCAATACGCTCACTGTCCAGCACAATATTATTAAGGATGGTATCATTAAATATTTTGCTGTCCTGTAACACAATGCCACACTTTCGCCTCAAAAGCCTCAGACTGATGTTTTCAATATTAGCATTGCCTATGAAGATATTGCCGCCATGGTTGGGCTCATAAAAGCGCAGCAGGAGTTTCAGCAAGGTAGTCTTACCACTGCCGCTGCCCCCCACGATGGCCGTAACTTTACCTTCGGGAATTTCAAGTCTGATGTTATTCAGGATGTTAGGCTCGTTTCTCTGATACCGAAAGGATACATTCTGTAACTTCAGGCTTTTTTCTTCCGGGAAAAAATTATTGTTAAGGCTGCTTTCATTCTCCTCATCATCCATTTCGTTGATTTCATTGAGCCGGCGGAAACTGATCCCTGCCAGCTGGGCTGATTTGATAAAGCTGATCAATTGAACGATTGGCCCGTTTAGCTGCCCTACAATGTACTGGGCAGACATCATCATCCCCAGGGTCATCTCGCCATGTATGACTGATTTGACCGCATAAAAGGTGATAAGCATATTTTTGAGGGTATTGATCAGTTGCGCGCCAATATCCTGGGCCTGGTTTAACTTGAGGGTGCGTATGCTGAGCTTATACAAATCGGTCTGTATACCTTCCCAGGTCCACCTTTTCTGCTTCTCACAGTTGTTTACCTTGATATCCGGCATAGCCTGCAAGGTTTCTATCCACTGGCTCTGGTTTCTGGACTGCATCTCAAAGTG
Proteins encoded:
- a CDS encoding peptidase domain-containing ABC transporter; translated protein: MKKFPHYKQLDLMDCGPTCLQIISKYYGKYFSLQLLRDRCDGGREGVSILDISQAAESIGFKSLALKTSFCNLRDKLPLPCIVHWNHTHFIVVYKFRKGKVYASDPARGLLQYTEKEFVESWLDTTHPDTDEGVVLALESTPHFYEQNESKRKSGRTLRYFYSYIIKYKSFLLQLFAGMVVATLLQLLFPFITQAIVDVGIGNQDMEFVNILLIATIVLTISSTVVEYIRNWLLLHISARVNIALLSDYIIKLMKLPVSFFEKKMIGDILQRAKDHDRIQNFIMSSSLTLVFAMLNVVVFGAILLYYNTILFVIFIVGSILYAVWIVLFLRVRRKLDYMHFEMQSRNQSQWIETLQAMPDIKVNNCEKQKRWTWEGIQTDLYKLSIRTLKLNQAQDIGAQLINTLKNMLITFYAVKSVIHGEMTLGMMMSAQYIVGQLNGPIVQLISFIKSAQLAGISFRRLNEINEMDDEENESSLNNNFFPEEKSLKLQNVSFRYQRNEPNILNNIRLEIPEGKVTAIVGGSGSGKTTLLKLLLRFYEPNHGGNIFIGNANIENISLRLLRRKCGIVLQDSKIFNDTILNNIVLDSERIDKDRLNACVNIANAREFIDALPLGFYTRMGEGGRGLSQGQKQRILIARALYKDPEYLFLDEATNALDAYNERSIMHNLSSVFEGKTVLIVAHRLSTVQNADQIVVLNQGRIVEVGNHHSLIQRKGIYFNLVRNQLNMCA